One stretch of Bombus vancouverensis nearcticus chromosome 16, iyBomVanc1_principal, whole genome shotgun sequence DNA includes these proteins:
- the LOC117154511 gene encoding bifunctional 3'-phosphoadenosine 5'-phosphosulfate synthase 2-like: MDQKNEVKGCDGKTNPVLATNVIKQLHQVLRERRGEAYGKFKGFCGCTIWLTGLSGAGKTTISFELENYLVSQGLPAYSLDGDNLRHGLNRDLGFSKEDREENVRRAAEVAKLFSDCGVITICSFVSPFEADRRLVRKIHEDFNLKFFEIFVKASVQTCEARDVKGLYEKARKGMIKSFTGIGQEYETPKTPDLIVDTEFHNLQTSTRMVIELLRTQGILPKTREQVQELFVEERKIEEARKEAENLPSINISKVDLQWVQVLAEGWAAPLTGFMREYQYLQCQHFKTIKQNGDVINQSIPIVLPVSTEQKESYTTAPALTLKYNGQDIAILRRPEFFAHRKEERCSREFGTNDLGHPYVRMIHESGDWLVGGELEVLERIKWNDGLDKYRLTPNEIRKKCREMEADAVFAFQLRNPIHNGHALLMQDTRRHLVEKRGCKKPVLLLHPLGGWTKEDDIPLSVRINQHESVLEEGVLHEDTILAIFPSPMLYAGPTEVQWHAKGRMMAGANFFIVGRDPAGLPHPDKSKTPDGNLYDGTHGSRVLSMAPGLQNLKIIPFRVAAYDNRKKKNGFLLAGTIARFCYRIRN, encoded by the exons ATGGATCAGAAAAATGAAGTCAAAGGATGCGATGGGAAAACTAATCCC GTTCTCGCGACGAATGTGATCAAACAATTACACCAAGTGTTGAGGGAGAGACGAGGGGAAGCCTATGGAAAATTCAAAGGATTTTGTGGCTGTACGATTTGGTTGACAGGGCTGTCCGGTGCTGGCAAGACGACCATCTCGTTCGAGCTGGAAAATTACCTGGTTTCTCAA GGACTGCCAGCCTACAGCCTGGACGGCGATAATCTTCGTCACGGATTAAACCGGGACCTGGGCTTCTCGAAAGAAGATCGCGAAGAGAACGTGCGAAGAGCTGCTGAAGTAGCAAAATTGTTCTCTGATTGCGGTGTGATCACCATTTGCAGCTTCGTTTCGCCCTTCGAGGCGGACAGAAGGCTGGTGAGGAAGATACACGAAGATTTTAACTTGAAGTTCTTCGAGATCTTCGTGAAAGCTTCCGTGCAGACGTGCGAAGCCAGAGACGTGAAAGGCCTCTACGAGAAAGCTAGAAAAGGGATGATTAAAAGCTTCACAGGCATCGGCCAGGAATATGAAACGCCCAAAACTCCTGATCTCATCGTGGATACGGAATTTCATAATTTGCAGACCTCGACGAGAATGGTGATCGAGTTGTTGAGGACCCAGGGAATTCTTCCCAAGACTCGAGAGCAGGTTCAGGAACTGTTCGTCgaggagaggaagatagaggaggCGAGAAAAGAGGCGGAGAATCTTCCGA GTATCAACATCAGTAAGGTTGACTTACAATGGGTTCAAGTACTCGCTGAAGGTTGGGCTGCTCCGCTCACAGGTTTCATGAGGGAGTACCAATATTTGCAG TGTCAACACTTCAAAACTATCAAACAAAATGGGGACGTGATTAATCAATCGATACCTATCGTGCTTCCGGTTAGCACAGAGCAGAAGGAAAGCTATACTACAGCACCGGCACTGACCTTGAAGTACAACGGTCAAGATATCGCAATTCTGAGGAGACCAGAATTTTTCGCTCACCGAAAAGAAGAAAG GTGTAGCAGAGAATTTGGTACAAACGACCTTGGACATCCTTACGTCAGAATGATCCACGAATCGGGTGATTGGCTGGTTGGAGGAGAATTAGAAGTTCTGGAAAGGATTAAGTGGAACGATGGTCTCGACAAGTACAGGCTCACGCCAAACGAAATTCGTAAAAAGTGCAGAGAAATGGAAGCGGATGCTGTTTTCGCCTTCCAGTTGAGAAATCCGATTCACAATGGCCACGCACTCTTAATGCAG GATACGAGAAGACACCTCGTGGAGAAACGTGGTTGTAAGAAACCAGTTCTTCTACTGCATCCTCTGGGAGGATGGACGAAAGAAGACGACATACCATTATCAGTTCGGATAAACCAACACGAAAGTGTTCTCGAGGAGGGTGTATTGCACGAAGACACCATCCTCGCTATTTTTCCAAGCCCGATGCTTTATGCTGGCCCTACAGAG GTGCAATGGCACGCCAAAGGAAGAATGATGGCTGGGGCAAATTTCTTCATCGTTGGTCGCGATCCCGCGGGTTTGCCGCATCCTGACAAATCTAAAACCCCGGACG GAAATCTGTACGATGGAACGCACGGCTCGAGGGTACTGTCGATGGCACCGGGTCTTCAGAATCTCAAAATCATACCGTTTAGAGTGGCAGCTTACgacaatagaaaaaaaaaaaatggcttTCTTCTAGCGGGAACGATCGCAAGATTTTGTTATCGTATCAGGAACTAA
- the LOC117154505 gene encoding uncharacterized protein LOC117154505 isoform X1 — MKELTLKLRIQEHIAPVLCLTSALKNSVIVSGGEDSRIIVTSLLTGDVLIKVDHHRGPVKSIRVDSAGEILVSGSSDCTICLWCLERFTLLKSIVLPSAVTVLDVSADSVFLLAACEDQKLYLRSLATGTEVHTLRGHQGEVKSICLAKDCRRAIAGGAKGKVSVFDMHSGRLTRTLLANPSADVTAVKVTEKDDFLITASGDRVAYWSFRGEEIHAKPAKFVKEVSLHPHTAPISCLDISRDGAMAVTGGVDSLVNLWQLNTHELLSTFEGHIASVICIAFSASGLFVASGSEDKTVRVWGLTLGLLVSTFRHQAPVTAVTSMFDGRRIVSSDRAGTIRVWAADTGTLIQSVCGPGRCFTVSSDMRYDTVAVINKLRYCLFDQSWEDVVAKRDINRSRKFSLRL; from the exons ATGAAAGAGCTGACCTTGAAGTTAAGAATCCAAGAACACATTGCCCCAGTTCTGTGCTTGACGTCCGCGCTCAAGAATTCAGTGATTGTCAG CGGTGGCGAAGACTCGAGAATAATCGTCACCAGTCTCCTAACCGGCGATGTTCTCATCAAAGTGGACCACCACAGAGGGCCAGTAAAATCCATTCGCGTCGATTCTGCGGGAGAAATTCTGGTTTCCGGTTCTTCCGACTGTACCATCTGCTTATGGTGTCTAGAAAGATTCACATTGTTAAAAAGCATCGTTTTACCATCCGCCGTGACTGTGCTCGACGTATCGGCCGATTCGGTGTTCCTATTGGCAGCCTGCGAAGATCAGAAATTATATTTGAGATCTTTGGCCACGGGAACTGAGGTCCACACGTTGAGAGGTCATCAAGGTGAAGTGAAAAGTATCTGCTTGGCGAAAGATTGCAGAAGAGCCATTGCTGGAGGAGCGAAGGGAAAGGTTTCCGTTTTCGATATGCACAGTGGACGATTGACGAGAACGTTGCTGGCGAATCCTTCGGCGGATGTTACCGCCGTCAAG GTGACGGAGAAGGACGACTTCCTGATAACAGCTTCCGGAGATCGAGTGGCTTACTGGAGTTTCCGTGGCGAGGAGATACACGCTAAACCCGCGAAATTCGTGAAGGAGGTATCGTTGCACCCACACACTGCTCCCATATCTTGTTTGGATATATCCAGGGACGGAGCAATGGCAGTTACCGGTGGAGTCGATTCTCTCGTAAATCTGTGGCAATTGAATACTCACGAATTGCTTTCCACTTTCGAAGGACATATCGCTAGCGTCATCTGCATTGCATTCTCAGCTTCTGGTTTATTTGTTGCTTCTG GTTCTGAGGACAAAACAGTTCGTGTATGGGGTCTGACCTTAGGTTTGCTGGTATCGACATTTAGACACCAGGCACCTGTTACTGCAGTCACATCTATGTTTGACGGCCGAAGAATAGTGAGTTCTGATAGAGCTGGTACAATCCGAGTTTGGGCAGCTGATACCGGCACCCTAATCCAATCAGTATGTGGGCCTGGTCGCTGTTTCACTGTTTCTTCCGATATGAGATATGATACAGTGgctgtaattaataaattgagatactgtttgttcgaccaatcgtGGGAAGACGTAGTCGCTAAGAGAGacatcaacaggagtcgtaaattctcgttacgattataa
- the LOC117154505 gene encoding uncharacterized protein LOC117154505 isoform X2, whose product MKELTLKLRIQEHIAPVLCLTSALKNSVIVSGGEDSRIIVTSLLTGDVLIKVDHHRGPVKSIRVDSAGEILVSGSSDCTICLWCLERFTLLKSIVLPSAVTVLDVSADSVFLLAACEDQKLYLRSLATGTEVHTLRGHQGEVKSICLAKDCRRAIAGGAKGKVSVFDMHSGRLTRTLLANPSADVTAVKVTEKDDFLITASGDRVAYWSFRGEEIHAKPAKFVKEVSLHPHTAPISCLDISRDGAMAVTGGVDSLVLRTKQFVYGV is encoded by the exons ATGAAAGAGCTGACCTTGAAGTTAAGAATCCAAGAACACATTGCCCCAGTTCTGTGCTTGACGTCCGCGCTCAAGAATTCAGTGATTGTCAG CGGTGGCGAAGACTCGAGAATAATCGTCACCAGTCTCCTAACCGGCGATGTTCTCATCAAAGTGGACCACCACAGAGGGCCAGTAAAATCCATTCGCGTCGATTCTGCGGGAGAAATTCTGGTTTCCGGTTCTTCCGACTGTACCATCTGCTTATGGTGTCTAGAAAGATTCACATTGTTAAAAAGCATCGTTTTACCATCCGCCGTGACTGTGCTCGACGTATCGGCCGATTCGGTGTTCCTATTGGCAGCCTGCGAAGATCAGAAATTATATTTGAGATCTTTGGCCACGGGAACTGAGGTCCACACGTTGAGAGGTCATCAAGGTGAAGTGAAAAGTATCTGCTTGGCGAAAGATTGCAGAAGAGCCATTGCTGGAGGAGCGAAGGGAAAGGTTTCCGTTTTCGATATGCACAGTGGACGATTGACGAGAACGTTGCTGGCGAATCCTTCGGCGGATGTTACCGCCGTCAAG GTGACGGAGAAGGACGACTTCCTGATAACAGCTTCCGGAGATCGAGTGGCTTACTGGAGTTTCCGTGGCGAGGAGATACACGCTAAACCCGCGAAATTCGTGAAGGAGGTATCGTTGCACCCACACACTGCTCCCATATCTTGTTTGGATATATCCAGGGACGGAGCAATGGCAGTTACCGGTGGAGTCGATTCTCTC GTTCTGAGGACAAAACAGTTCGTGTATGGGGTCTGA